Proteins from one Hemiscyllium ocellatum isolate sHemOce1 chromosome 6, sHemOce1.pat.X.cur, whole genome shotgun sequence genomic window:
- the LOC132816754 gene encoding uracil nucleotide/cysteinyl leukotriene receptor-like, which yields MAYDSLHWTNTTIGTTKLQLVTGPKFNLTVAAIERMIYIVIYSTVFTAGLIENSISVWVFCSRMKTKTITSIYMLNLAIADLCLILTLPLRITYHILQSHWPFGETACRITGFLFHLDLYSSVYFLTCISIDRYLAIVHPVRSLSFRKVRYAKIISATVWVTAILGTFQLAVTTQSVQAQENTTVCLQLYREKPSLYASGALIVGFLFPFLVIICCYLCIIKHLQSYRRLDHKHKASRMIFTVLTVFLVCFLPYHVARLLYIIMANQQLGATPKLESLAIINRAFFCLASINCCLDPVVYFFVGENFRESLCREEEWKTTTEYISRETRPTVITTAIDGT from the coding sequence ATGGCTTATGATTCTCTGCACTGGACGAACACAACTATAGGAACCACAAAGCTGCAGTTGGTAACGGGGCCCAAATTCAACTTAACTGTTGCTGCAATTGAGAGGATGATTTATATTGTTATCTACAGCACTGTATTCACAGCTGGACTAATTGAGAATAGCATCTCTGTATGGGTCTTCTGCAGTCGCATGAAGACAAAGACTATAACCAGCATTTATATGTTAAATCTTGCAATTGCTGATCTCTGCCTCATTCTGACCTTGCCATTACGTATTACGTATCATATACTTCAAAGTCACTGGCCCTTTGGGGAGACGGCCTGCAGAATCACTGGCTTTCTTTTTCACCTCGACTTGTACAGCAGTGTCTATTTTCTTACCTGCATCAGTATCGATCGTTACCTTGCAATAGTGCATCCAGTTCGATCACTCAGCTTTCGAAAAGTCCGTTATGCAAAAATAATCAGTGCAACAGTGTGGGTTACTGCTATACTTGGAACTTTTCAACTCGCAGTGACCACTCAGTCTGTACAGGCACAAGAGAACACTACTGTGTGTCTACAATTATACAGAGAAAAGCCATCTCTCTATGCCTCTGGAGCTCTGATAGTTGGGTTTCTTTTTCCATTTCTAGTCATTATCTGTTGCTACCTATGCATAATCAAACATCTTCAGTCATACAGGAGACTCGACCATAAGCACAAAGCCTCCAGAATGATTTTCACAGTATTAACGGTCTTTCTGGTTTGTTTCTTACCATATCATGTTGCCCGCTTACTGTACATTATTATGGCGAACCAGCAATTGGGGGCTACGCCCAAACTTGAGAGTCTTGCCATCATTAATCGTGCTTTTTTTTGTTTAGCCAGCATTAACTGTTGCTTAGATCCAGTGGTTTACTTTTTTGTAGGGGAGAATTTTAGGGAGTCTCTTTGCAGAGAGGAAGAGTGGAAGACTACAACTGAATATATTAGCAGAGAAACTCGCCCCACTGTTATCACCACTGCAATAGATGGTACATAA